The Providencia sp. PROV188 genome includes a region encoding these proteins:
- a CDS encoding fimbrial protein has protein sequence MKLNQLAIITLLATSATSFSVMAENTGTVNFIGTVVTSPCNIAQPSLKQTIDFGQLSRRGLENGRTAEVNFNIELTGCDFSDYTKDGTGASAAVKSMELVFTGQNYADAGNTLLSTSPGNVNNVGIGIDGFEFGKAKDILSRIINKKGDNTLTFKALAKAIDTTKDVAEGKFSAVTNFRITYQ, from the coding sequence ATGAAACTTAATCAGTTAGCAATCATTACACTGCTGGCAACATCAGCGACTTCTTTTAGTGTAATGGCAGAGAATACAGGTACGGTGAATTTTATCGGTACAGTGGTGACTTCACCCTGCAATATTGCACAACCATCGTTAAAACAAACTATTGATTTTGGTCAGCTTTCTCGCCGTGGTTTAGAGAATGGCAGAACGGCTGAAGTGAATTTTAATATTGAATTAACAGGGTGTGATTTTTCAGATTACACCAAAGATGGTACAGGGGCGTCAGCAGCAGTGAAAAGCATGGAGTTAGTCTTTACAGGGCAAAATTACGCCGATGCGGGTAACACTTTGCTTTCAACTTCTCCGGGCAATGTAAACAACGTAGGTATTGGTATTGATGGTTTTGAATTTGGCAAAGCTAAGGATATTTTATCGCGAATTATCAATAAGAAGGGGGATAACACCTTAACCTTCAAAGCATTAGCTAAAGCGATTGATACCACAAAAGATGTCGCTGAAGGTAAGTTTAGCGCCGTAACTAACTTCCGAATTACCTATCAGTAA
- a CDS encoding fimbrial protein — protein MIVYQRVTRQLAQLMTMTILMCLMISGAAANKKIELDGSATLKGIVIATPCSVVIENRFQTIDFSPLAIPLLGTKLQREQHNQPFIIELRDCGSLYSLLDSKTWSIRFAGETAEHIDAFVLRGASQGLGVSVLDSRFNTLIPGQYYPLANNVLRQDKSGKALYLQYFLRLELTGRPIQAGNYQGLIRFFIDYQ, from the coding sequence GTGATTGTTTATCAACGGGTAACTCGCCAATTAGCTCAACTGATGACGATGACCATTCTGATGTGCCTGATGATTTCGGGGGCGGCGGCGAATAAAAAAATAGAGCTTGATGGCAGCGCAACATTGAAAGGTATTGTTATCGCTACACCGTGTTCGGTTGTAATTGAAAATAGATTTCAAACGATTGATTTTTCACCTTTGGCAATCCCCCTGCTTGGTACAAAGTTGCAGCGTGAGCAGCATAACCAACCTTTTATTATTGAGTTACGAGACTGCGGAAGCCTTTACTCTTTACTCGACAGTAAAACATGGTCTATTCGATTTGCAGGGGAAACAGCGGAACACATTGATGCATTTGTACTAAGAGGCGCATCACAAGGTCTTGGGGTTTCTGTCCTTGATAGCCGTTTTAATACATTGATTCCAGGGCAATATTACCCTTTGGCAAATAATGTATTACGGCAAGACAAATCAGGGAAAGCGCTCTATCTACAGTACTTTTTACGTCTAGAGCTAACTGGGCGACCTATTCAAGCGGGTAACTATCAAGGGTTAATCCGTTTTTTTATCGATTATCAATAA
- a CDS encoding fimbria/pilus outer membrane usher protein, producing the protein MMFKHSKLRQTILLALSMGIGNSYAAEFNTDVLDAEDMNNIDMSQFSVAGYVPPGDYVLTVFVNGQRLGEPRDVAVFDDNSTKSVGSQQVCLAPQLLDFMGLKKSAEEKITLFHDEKCLNFSALAGVQTKVDLPSMSLKMTIPQMWMEYRDPYWVPPKLWEEGINGLFVDYSANISATKETDGDKRVYLSGNGISGINIGAWRLRGDFNGTYQKQHGGSYSQEKHNFDFSRLYAFRSLKESAALLTLGENNFYSDVFDSWQYTGISIESDDRMLPPKLVGYAPEIIGVAKTNAIVIVRSQDRIISETSVPPGPFRIQTLDSGIRGVLDVTVREENGEENKFSLSTASLPYLTRPGRVNYKAALGKTRYDNRHLTGDPVISGELSYGVSNAWSLYGGTQLNAYYQSAALGIGRDLFSFGAVAVDITQSFADYSDDDKSHLQGRSYRFNYAKSFEDLRTDITFAGYRFADKEYRTLMQYMDEDRTGHSPQATKENYQVYLNKYFDDFNFSLNYQYSTYWQDDPQTQYGLYANTSLNFASLSQYSGNIAISATRTERSNGYEDDAINLYLTIPLYSGHSLTFSELYSRSNKKNQYNHNVGYSGYGERDNYSLTMGYNHGQDVDSQTSLSGFYSRDLSDASVSINGSYVPHQYRSIGASINSGITITTKGAALHRSAHGDTRLMVETSDIGGVPLNHGVTKTNRFGLAVIPNVNSYRKSSASINTSKLPENIEALSATSDITLTKGAIGYRSFPVMKGEKLFSVITLPDGKKPPFGASVRNEVNQELGIVGEEGVTWLVGIEKNTALWVYWRNQKQCQITLPDRLTTSSSMLLLPCQK; encoded by the coding sequence ATGATGTTCAAACATAGCAAACTAAGACAGACGATTTTATTGGCGCTAAGTATGGGAATTGGCAATAGCTATGCTGCTGAATTTAATACCGATGTGTTAGATGCCGAAGATATGAATAACATTGATATGAGCCAGTTCTCTGTTGCGGGATATGTTCCACCTGGAGACTATGTTTTGACTGTTTTTGTTAACGGTCAGCGTTTAGGCGAGCCGCGAGATGTTGCTGTTTTTGATGATAACAGTACAAAAAGTGTAGGTTCTCAGCAAGTGTGTCTGGCACCTCAGTTGCTGGATTTTATGGGACTAAAAAAATCTGCGGAGGAAAAAATCACATTATTTCATGATGAAAAATGTTTGAATTTTTCGGCTCTGGCTGGGGTACAAACCAAAGTGGACTTGCCTTCTATGTCCCTAAAAATGACCATTCCCCAAATGTGGATGGAATATCGTGATCCTTATTGGGTTCCCCCAAAATTATGGGAAGAGGGGATCAATGGTTTGTTTGTGGACTACAGTGCGAATATTTCTGCCACAAAAGAGACCGATGGCGACAAGCGTGTTTACTTATCTGGTAATGGAATATCGGGCATTAACATTGGGGCTTGGCGGCTGCGTGGTGACTTCAATGGGACTTATCAAAAGCAACATGGGGGCAGTTATTCGCAAGAAAAACACAACTTTGATTTCAGTCGGTTATATGCTTTTCGATCATTGAAAGAAAGCGCTGCTTTGCTCACGCTCGGGGAAAATAATTTTTACTCGGACGTGTTTGATTCTTGGCAATACACGGGTATTTCGATTGAAAGTGATGATCGCATGTTGCCGCCAAAATTGGTGGGATATGCCCCTGAAATTATCGGTGTGGCAAAGACTAACGCCATTGTGATCGTTCGGAGTCAGGATCGGATCATTTCAGAAACTTCGGTGCCACCGGGACCTTTTCGCATTCAAACCCTTGATAGCGGGATCCGTGGTGTGCTGGATGTGACGGTACGTGAAGAAAATGGGGAAGAGAATAAATTTAGTCTTAGTACTGCATCGCTGCCCTATTTAACTCGTCCGGGTCGGGTAAATTATAAAGCGGCGCTGGGGAAAACACGTTATGACAATCGACATTTAACGGGAGATCCCGTCATTAGTGGTGAATTGTCATATGGTGTATCAAATGCGTGGTCGTTGTATGGGGGAACTCAACTTAATGCCTATTACCAAAGTGCCGCTTTAGGGATTGGGCGTGACTTGTTCTCTTTTGGGGCCGTCGCGGTGGATATTACCCAATCTTTTGCTGATTATTCAGATGACGATAAAAGTCACTTACAGGGGCGCTCTTACCGTTTTAATTATGCGAAGTCATTCGAGGATCTTCGTACCGATATTACTTTTGCGGGCTACCGTTTTGCAGATAAAGAGTATCGAACGTTAATGCAATATATGGATGAGGACAGAACTGGGCATTCACCGCAAGCCACCAAGGAAAATTACCAAGTCTACTTAAATAAATATTTTGATGATTTTAACTTCTCGTTAAATTACCAGTACAGCACCTATTGGCAGGATGACCCACAAACCCAGTACGGTTTATACGCCAATACAAGCCTGAATTTTGCTTCCCTTTCCCAATATAGCGGCAATATTGCTATCTCCGCGACGCGAACGGAGCGAAGTAACGGTTATGAAGATGATGCCATTAACCTTTATTTGACGATCCCGCTGTACAGCGGACATAGCTTGACGTTTTCTGAGTTGTACTCTCGTTCCAATAAAAAGAATCAATATAACCATAATGTGGGATATAGCGGTTATGGGGAGAGGGATAATTACAGCTTAACGATGGGGTATAACCACGGGCAAGATGTGGATAGCCAAACGAGCTTGAGCGGTTTTTATTCCCGTGACCTCTCGGATGCCAGTGTGTCCATTAATGGCAGCTATGTCCCTCATCAATACCGCAGTATTGGGGCATCGATTAATAGCGGGATCACAATAACGACCAAGGGAGCCGCGCTGCATCGCTCTGCCCACGGTGATACTCGCTTAATGGTGGAAACTTCAGATATTGGCGGCGTACCACTGAATCATGGCGTTACAAAAACCAACCGCTTCGGTTTAGCGGTGATCCCAAATGTGAATAGTTACCGTAAATCCTCGGCTTCCATTAACACCAGCAAATTACCTGAAAACATTGAAGCGCTCAGTGCCACCAGCGACATCACGCTTACAAAAGGCGCGATTGGCTATCGAAGTTTCCCTGTGATGAAAGGGGAAAAACTCTTCTCGGTGATCACCTTACCGGATGGTAAAAAACCACCGTTTGGTGCCAGTGTGCGTAATGAGGTGAATCAAGAACTTGGGATAGTCGGAGAAGAAGGGGTGACCTGGTTGGTGGGGATCGAGAAGAATACCGCGTTGTGGGTTTATTGGCGTAACCAAAAACAGTGTCAGATAACGTTGCCAGACCGGTTAACCACATCCTCTTCAATGCTGTTACTACCATGTCAAAAATAA
- a CDS encoding fimbria/pilus periplasmic chaperone, whose protein sequence is MLNFKPIFAALISGLIGIPQASYGAVTLDRTRIVFPGNENSINVRIANDNPEEAYLAQSWIEDLQGKKLTQGAILATPPLQRIEANSHSLVRLSKTPLLSQLPDDRESVFYFNLREVPPKSTEENTLQIALQSRVKLFYRPEKILEASQTKWAHNITLQKTAKGYRLNNTTPFNLTVIGVGNSKKQSEESSFEVVMVAPKSTFEINSHTLTTPYLTYINDYGGKPTLVFRCQGDTCTVSGEQ, encoded by the coding sequence ATGTTGAATTTTAAACCTATTTTTGCAGCATTGATAAGCGGGCTTATTGGAATACCACAAGCCTCTTATGGCGCGGTGACTCTGGATAGAACGAGAATTGTTTTTCCGGGTAATGAAAATTCTATTAACGTGCGCATCGCGAATGATAATCCCGAAGAAGCCTATTTAGCGCAAAGTTGGATTGAAGACCTTCAAGGTAAAAAACTCACTCAAGGCGCGATCCTTGCCACGCCACCATTACAGCGGATAGAAGCCAATAGCCACAGCCTAGTGCGCTTGAGCAAAACGCCATTATTAAGCCAATTACCCGATGATAGAGAGTCCGTTTTCTATTTCAATTTGCGTGAAGTTCCGCCGAAATCCACGGAAGAAAATACACTGCAAATTGCGTTGCAATCCCGCGTCAAATTGTTCTATCGCCCTGAAAAAATCCTCGAAGCTTCTCAAACCAAATGGGCGCACAACATTACGTTGCAAAAAACGGCCAAAGGCTACCGTTTGAATAACACCACGCCGTTTAACTTAACGGTGATTGGGGTGGGGAATAGCAAGAAACAGTCGGAAGAGAGCAGCTTCGAGGTTGTTATGGTCGCCCCTAAATCCACATTCGAGATTAACAGCCACACGCTGACCACCCCTTATCTCACTTACATCAATGACTATGGCGGCAAGCCAACACTGGTATTTCGTTGCCAAGGAGACACCTGCACAGTCTCCGGGGAACAGTAA
- a CDS encoding fimbrial protein, whose protein sequence is MSKVTLFWWLLAPLFWSFSTQANAQFLDVEFSGELVHLSCKVSAGSVKKEIQLENLRMESLNLGETSVITPFSIEIDHCQRAELGKLIKIAWHGTQLVNIDGDNYLITQGDSGVVLGIMDSKDKLIDWDEPIDVGSVAVVNDEQSLSFGVVARKPPYGYVGTGNFSGWATFSVEYK, encoded by the coding sequence ATGAGTAAGGTAACCCTGTTTTGGTGGCTGCTAGCGCCCCTTTTCTGGAGCTTTTCGACTCAAGCTAATGCGCAATTTCTGGATGTGGAATTTAGCGGAGAGTTAGTGCATTTATCCTGCAAAGTGAGTGCAGGTTCCGTCAAAAAAGAGATTCAATTAGAAAATTTACGTATGGAGTCTCTTAATCTGGGGGAGACCAGCGTTATCACGCCGTTTTCCATTGAAATTGACCATTGCCAGCGTGCGGAGCTGGGAAAGCTCATCAAGATAGCGTGGCATGGAACGCAGCTAGTGAATATTGATGGGGATAACTACCTTATCACTCAAGGTGATAGCGGCGTGGTACTGGGGATTATGGATAGTAAAGATAAACTCATTGATTGGGATGAGCCTATTGATGTGGGCAGCGTTGCAGTGGTGAATGATGAGCAATCTTTGTCCTTTGGTGTGGTAGCGCGCAAACCTCCTTATGGTTACGTTGGCACAGGGAATTTCTCCGGTTGGGCTACATTTTCCGTGGAGTATAAATAG
- a CDS encoding fimbrial protein produces MKQINKIRKYWWGFLIFISPVVNGDVFVDVVATMVDPACHVRSENNDSPLQINFGVVEINGAPGVSLTKDFPVYISGCSGRKTLSVLLNPKGYGTEEYQGRQILSTSAKGLGIDFFDITDGLTFPLELNQIQTITPQPISATEHRINLQAKLVNTRPLSQLPAGRFTSAMMISVTYH; encoded by the coding sequence GTGAAGCAAATCAATAAAATCAGGAAGTATTGGTGGGGTTTTCTGATATTTATCTCACCGGTGGTTAATGGGGATGTGTTTGTGGATGTCGTGGCGACAATGGTCGACCCTGCTTGCCACGTACGTAGTGAAAATAACGATTCACCACTGCAAATTAATTTTGGGGTGGTTGAAATTAATGGCGCGCCAGGGGTTTCGTTGACCAAAGATTTTCCGGTGTATATCAGTGGGTGCTCAGGGAGAAAAACGTTGTCGGTGTTACTCAACCCAAAAGGTTATGGAACGGAAGAGTACCAAGGTCGCCAAATCTTATCCACCAGCGCAAAAGGGTTGGGGATCGATTTTTTTGATATCACGGATGGACTAACATTTCCTTTAGAGCTCAATCAAATACAAACTATTACACCACAACCTATCAGCGCGACGGAGCACCGTATTAATCTTCAAGCAAAGTTGGTGAACACTCGACCACTAAGCCAATTACCCGCAGGAAGATTTACGTCGGCCATGATGATCTCAGTCACTTATCACTAA
- a CDS encoding adhesin, with amino-acid sequence MLTIKSIARAGCLVGGILSAMMAHADYAAQIIDPNTGYTIRVNNSSTLADHPDRGSDGQNYYQVGEPFVVDSNLAEPTGMVKCVGRRWGSTSTQILPANAFHRLFMYVPETGFSIAGLKAYRLNANLVMTVQSDMMEWTNRSSGVCSMSYADTQFEVPRFNNHFPIIMTFYIKEQIIDGQLIISEMPLAGYVRAFTNPKVAPPYDSWPLHESSVPLRLAASQINIGAKCTSSTSSGEQGILNLRHGQLNSLYYDNRASGQVTYSCLFQSATKVRLRLDYTQDDDPQKRLPMRNEANDTIYSDLVITDLETGESGKEIKAEIHSLKEFEISSHLQGENAQAGDYRGSAWLIATLD; translated from the coding sequence ATGTTGACAATTAAATCCATAGCGCGGGCAGGTTGTTTAGTCGGAGGAATACTGTCAGCGATGATGGCTCATGCAGATTATGCGGCACAAATTATCGATCCTAATACGGGCTATACCATACGCGTGAATAACAGCAGCACGCTGGCGGATCACCCTGATAGGGGGTCTGACGGTCAAAATTATTATCAAGTTGGAGAGCCTTTTGTGGTAGATAGTAACCTTGCGGAACCGACCGGTATGGTGAAGTGTGTCGGGCGCCGCTGGGGAAGTACAAGCACGCAAATTCTGCCAGCAAATGCGTTTCATCGATTATTCATGTATGTGCCTGAAACGGGGTTTTCGATTGCAGGACTCAAAGCGTATCGGTTGAACGCCAACCTCGTGATGACGGTGCAATCCGACATGATGGAATGGACGAACCGCAGCTCCGGTGTGTGCTCAATGTCTTATGCAGATACACAATTTGAGGTTCCTCGATTTAATAACCATTTTCCTATCATCATGACGTTTTATATCAAAGAGCAAATTATCGATGGGCAGTTGATTATTAGTGAAATGCCATTAGCGGGTTACGTGCGTGCATTTACCAATCCAAAAGTGGCGCCACCTTATGATAGCTGGCCGCTTCACGAATCTTCTGTGCCATTACGCTTGGCGGCTTCGCAAATTAATATCGGTGCAAAATGCACATCCAGCACCAGCAGCGGGGAGCAAGGGATATTAAATTTACGCCATGGGCAGTTAAACAGCTTGTACTATGACAACCGTGCTAGCGGTCAAGTCACCTACAGTTGCCTCTTCCAATCGGCAACTAAAGTACGGTTACGCTTGGATTACACGCAGGATGATGACCCTCAAAAGCGCTTACCGATGAGAAATGAGGCGAACGATACGATCTACAGCGATTTGGTGATCACTGATCTTGAAACGGGGGAATCCGGTAAAGAGATCAAAGCGGAGATTCACAGCCTGAAAGAGTTCGAAATCAGTAGCCACCTGCAAGGGGAAAATGCCCAAGCGGGTGACTATCGTGGTTCTGCATGGCTGATTGCCACCTTGGATTAA